A genomic stretch from Vanrija pseudolonga chromosome 6, complete sequence includes:
- the its3 gene encoding Phosphatidylinositol 4-phosphate 5-kinase its3, which yields MAAVPIAVPGVNGDRPSFGSGTASPPRVNPYHYVAYPNNSDDLLPPLPPHLERLANGEGGTDDEQDSDTSDEEDDEDDVQFVGERAASPPTTPLPPTSAKSENGPPSAYRPDQSPNGASKRIMKKVSSVFRRGDQVGVEAASPEANTPKGVAAAAAAGGVPRGVSPGALRMQGPPPSPPLSDADDDEVASIAVTEATMDVPGFVAHGEEHNLAMETSESRAPLQLFSHPRSATPEQYTEPPTGTHAATPTFANGKSVAPLDNGQAPSEFEKPSAPFLGVQVPRRVSNGSTSSHRAGSLSMVRSGRLAPQRNERGNVSPERQPVHKMRPGVQPGVSSGPPSEASFSTAVIYQDEGVMTTQQVPRRHASNLSLSNLPPPRIDTSFNSYSASSSPNSINGQHGHLSHPGIQRRNTNPTTPSPGLPMGGANLQHSISASAHAPAAPMDDFNLPGDSLAQNILAQTEIVRRERLERRRQKQRSLLLETEQAAQLAETEAELARAGSHHRHHHHHRKETDETKVLVGNLVGEGHRNYVLMYNMLTGIRVAVSRCQAKIRRPLVEDDYLASHKYSFDMLGNELTPSAKYDFKFKDYAPWVFRELRDDHFHLDPADYLLSLTAKYILSELGSPGKSGSFFYYSRDYRFIIKTIPHHEHAFLRSILKDYHEHVRTNPHTLLSRFYGLHRVKMPRGRKIHFVIMNNLFPPHKDIHETYDLKGSAWGRETSAEKLAANPKTVLKDKNWVNRGRTLELGPEKRALFTEQLRRDMEFLRRINVMDYSLLVGIHNVERGNRDNLRENTLAFFQPEAPVKRKPSSVKHHAEANTMRRAVARADPKRLLDASQLPSDGSEDRRHFLFYQDDGGLRATDEQNRPMDIIYYLGVIDICTPYNTKKCIEHAWKSMTENPVTISCVEPNTYGQRFLNFLMSVERNGDMSLRPQGLEPPQGEKNQVTAVGCDHDPPGVEKLIPRVYTSEHMTDQEKAAAAVAEAIAPVHRAIVGHLKAE from the exons ATGGCTGCCGTTCCCATTGCTGTGCCAGGCGTAAACGGCGACCGTCCTTCATTTGGATCTG gcaccgcctcgcccccgcgTGTCAACCCATATCACTACGTTGCGTACCCGAACAACAGTGACGACCTTCTCCCGCCACTCCCACCTCACTTGGAACGGCTAGCcaacggcgagggcgggaccgacgacgagcaggacTCGGACACGTcggacgaagaggacgacgaggacgacgtaCAGTTTGTCGGTGAGCGCGCTGCAAGTCCTCCCACCACACCATTGCCGCCGACTTCGGCAAAGAGTGAGAACGGGCCTCCTTCTGCATACCGCCCAGACCAGAGCCCCAACGGCGCGTCGAAGCGTATCATGAAGAAGGTTAGCAGCGTGttccgccgcggcgaccagGTTGGCGTCGAAGCCGCCTCGCCAGAAGCCAACACGCCCAAGGGCgtggctgcggctgcggctgcgggcggcgtcCCTCGCGGCGTATCGCCGGGCGCACTGCGCATGCAGGGCCCACCACCTAGCCCCCCGCTCAGTGatgccgatgacgacgaggtcgccagCATTGCCGTCACTGAAGCAACCATGGACGTTCCAGGGTTTGTTGCTCATGGCGAGGAGCACAACCTCGCCATGGAGACCAGTGAGTCGCGCGCCCCTCTTCAACTCTTCAGCCACCCCCGATCTGCAACTCCAGAGCAATATACTGAGCCCCCAACTGGGACCCACGCAGCAACACCAACGTTTGCAAACGGCAAGTCGGTCGCACCACTGGACAACGGACAGGCTCCCTCAGAATTCGAGAAGCCGTCGGCACCATTCCTCGGCGTTCAGGTCCCTCGCAGAGTTTCCAatggctcgacgtcgagccatCGCGCCGGCTCGCTTTCGATGGTGCGCAGCGGTCGACTGGCACCCCAGAGGAACGAGCGCGGCAATGTGTCGCCTGAACGGCAACCCGTTCACAAGATGCGACCAGGAGTTCAGCCTGGCGTATCCTCGGGTCCTCCCTCAGAAGCGTCCTTCTCTACGGCAGTCATTTACCAGGACGAGGGAGTCATGACGACGCAGCAGGTGCCAAGACGACACGCCTCCAACCTGTCGTTATCCAAcctgccaccacctcgcatCGACACGTCGTTCAACTCGTACtcagcatcatcatcgccCAACTCGATCAACGGGCAGCATGGTCATCTCAGCCACCCCGGTATCCAGCGCCGCAACACCAACCCCACGACACCATCACCGGGTCTGCCCATGGGCGGCGCCAACCTCCAGCACAGCATCTCGGCCAGCGCCCACGCGCCTGCGGCTCCGATGGACGACTTCAACCTACCCGGAGACAGTCTGGCTCAGAACATTCTTGCCCAGACTGAGATTgtccgccgcgagcgtctggagcgccgccgtcagaAGCAGAGGAGTTTGCTTCTCGAGACTGAGCAggccgcgcagctcgccgagactgaggccgagctcgcgcgcgctggctcgcaccaccgccaccaccaccaccaccgcaagGAGACAGACGAGACCAAGGTTCTGGTTGGcaacctcgtcggcgagggccacCGCAACTACGTCCTCATGTACAACATGCTCACGGGCATCCGCGTGGCCGTCTCCCGTTGCCAGGCCAAGATCAGGCGTCCACTGGTCGAAGACGACTACCTCGCGTCGCACAAGTACTCGTTCGACATGCTCGGTAATGAGTTGACGCCATCTGCCAAGTACGACTTCAAGTTCAAGGACTACGCACCCTGGGTGTTCCGGGAGCTGCGTGACGACCACTTTCATCTCGACCCTGCCGATTACCTCTTGTCCCTGACAGCCAAGTACATCTTGTCTGAGCTTGGCTCCCCTGGCAAGTCTGGTTCCTTCTTCTACTACTCTCGCGACTACCGGTTCATCATCAAGACCATCCCCCACCATGAGCACGCCTTCCTCCGGTCTATTCTTAAGGATTACCACGAGCACGTGCGCACCAACCCCCACACGTTGCTGTCTCGCTTCTATGGTCTCCACCGTGTCAAGATGCCTCGTGGCCGCAAGATCCACTTCGTCATCATGAACAACCTCTTCCCGCCACACAAGGACATTCACGAGACATACGACCTCAAGGGTTCCGCATGGGGCCGTGAGACGTCGGCCGAGAAGCTCGCGGCCAACCCCAAGACTGTTCTCAAGGACAAGAACTGGGTCAACCGTGGACGTactctcgagctcggcccggAGAAGCGCGCGCTCTTCACCGAGCAGCTTCGTCGGGACATGGAGTTCCTCCGAAGGATCAACGTCATGGACTACTCGCTTCTCGTTGGTATCCACAACGTCGAGCGTGGTAACCGCGACAACCTTCGTGAGAAcaccttggccttcttccaGCCCGAGGCTCCTGTCAAGCGCAAGCCTTCGAGCGTCAAgcaccacgccgaggccaatACCATGCGTCGCGCAGTCGCCCGTGCCGACCCGAAACGTCTCCTCGATGCGTCGCAGCTCCCGTCGGACGGCTCGGAAGACCGTCGCCACTTCCTCTTCTACCAGGATGATGGCGGTTTGCGcgccaccgacgagcagAACAGGCCGATGGACATTATCTACTACCTCGGTGTCATCGACATTTGCACGCCGTACAACACGAAGAAGTGCATCGAGCACGCGTGGAAGAGCATGACCGAGAACCCCGTCACCATCTCGTGTGTCGAGCCCAACACGTATGGCCAGCGTTTCCTCAACTTCCTGATGTCGGTCGAGCGTAACGGAGACATGTCGCTCCGCCCGCAGGGTCTCGAGCCTCCGCAGGGCGAGAAGAACCAGGTCACCGCAGTTGGCTGCGACCACGACCCACCTGGAGTCGAGAAGCTCATCCCTCGGGTGTACACTTCCGAGCACATGACGGACCAGGAGAAggctgccgcggcggtcgccgaggccattgCGCCTGTCCACCGCGCGATCGTGGGCCACCTCAAGGCCGAGTAA
- the CAF17 gene encoding Putative transferase CAF17, mitochondrial: MLLRHGATRATHATRTASTARTAAATAAAARFTRASSTAGPSTPRAAPQPERSVIEIAGPDAPKFLNGLLCKNVDTLKGGYTGFLNASGRVLHPAFVIPIDPKTNRYLVSHVPGPDHPAPLDKYLKPFRLRSKVRIRDVTAEWDVYAAWGGAGADTNAPAATWRYGNAGAAERLWTWSGEPAPLGLGEKEQGCWDLRAGWGAAGLGRHVIVPKGEKLSLFSNYDTATTDEYNLRRMVLGVPEGPAEVVPGVALPLETDMDIHGGVDVRKGCYVGQELTVRTYHTGATRKRILPVRLFPLSGSAALSSVAEGSTSGPSRGGAQGVDITFTPSSDSASKKPRSAGKLLALHGDSTAVGVALIRLEFADRAWWADGAADGTVADWASGAKGTLTAEIGGTRWGVWVGKGEAYAEALANLPPPREEAAEEEEE; this comes from the exons ATGCTTCTCAGACACGGCGCAACTCGCGCAACACACGCGACACGCACAGCGTCAACAGCTCgtacagcagcagcaacagcagcagcagcacgcttCACGCGCGCTTCCTCTACCGCCGGGCCGTCAACACCACGAGCAGCACCACAGCCCGAACGATCCGTCATCGAGATTGCCGGGCCCGACGCCCCAAAGTTCCTCAACGGCCTGCTGTGCAAGAATGTTGACACGCTCAAGGGCGGCTACACTGGATTCTTGAACGCCTCG GGCCGAGTGCTGCACCCCGCGTTTGTCATCCCGATCGACCCCAAGACGAACCGCTACCTCGTCTCGCACGTCCCCGGTCCAGACCACCCAGCACCTCTGGACAAGTACCTCAAGCCGTTCCGCCTGCGCTCCAAGGTGCGCATTCGCGACGTCACGGCCGAATGGGACGTCTACGCGGcgtggggcggcgccggcgccgacaccaacGCCCCCGCGGCCACCTGGCGGTACGGTAACgcgggcgcggccgagcgctTGTGGACGTGGTCTGGCGAGCCGGcgcccctcggcctcggagagAAGGAGCAGGGTTGCTGGGACCTCCGTGCGGGCTGGGGCGCGGCAGGGCTAGGTCGCCATGTCATTGTGcccaagggcgagaagc TGTCGCTGTTCTCAAACTACGACACGGCCACGACGGACGAGTACAACCTCCGGCGCATGGTGCTCGGCGTACCCGAGGGGCCGGCAGAGGTCGTGCcgggcgtcgcgctgccgctcgagACGGACATGGACATTCATGGTGGAG TCGACGTCCGCAAGGGCTGTTACGTCGGCCAGGAGCTCACCGTGAGGACGTACCACACTGGCGCGACCCGCAAGCGTATCCTCCCCGTGCGGCTGTTCCCTctctcgggctcggcggcgctcagCTCCGTCGCTGagggctcgacgtcgggcccgtcacgcggcggcgcgcagggcgtgGACATTACATtcacgccgtcgtccgactcggcgtcgaagAAGCCGCGGTCGGCTggcaagctgctcgcgctgcacgGCGACTcgacggccgtcggcgtcgcgctcatccGGCTCGAGTTTGCCGACCGGGCGTGGTGGGCcgatggcgccgccgacggcactGTTGCCGACTGGGCCTCGGGCGCAAAGGGCACATTGACGGCCGAGATTGGCGGGACACGCTGGGGCGTGTGggtcggcaagggcgaggctTATGCCGAGGCTCTGGCcaacctgccgccgccgcgcgaggaggcggctgaggaggaggaagagtAG
- the atnN_1 gene encoding Aspercryptin biosynthesis cluster-specific transcription regulator atnN, whose product MGRESSAAASSSSSSTAPTQPAAPPPAANNNSSTLQAQALLDLARLRPDELAAAVAAASASSGSNLSPDLVRLSDIVTHATMVLSQPSAQASSSSSSSGAGGGPSGPKKYTRSRRGCLTCRSRKVKCDEVRPRCLRCAGMGREVSGSGCQWDKDDKAGNKGSEPRQASQGGRAARRKQSDKPADSVSPPLKASASTSTSGSTGTTNGNPLARTDSGASTTSPTGPSTGGASEAAVADGLSQALAEDPALTAALAELVALAPTLREHLPAAGAASAPFASGTLAADFAAWPGAALTLPIQPSPAHSPRRASADDERAVRGGGGGGAASPRWDDFLAATSPFPWVPGQNEGGDKAVAPARDADAMDVEDVVELARTTDTDRRGNIQLSEVAAAQSMSAMPLPTAAAGDANLSLTLGQIAARRRTNPTGSGTPAAHSGGRPSNPATFELVAGPHAPLDPFMHAFPTASARNLFKHYVDSTSSIVTAMGRIKPGQNPFLAVSLPLVLSDTSSPACAALRFSLLTTSAVHILHLRGGQARDVAELCDRLKRLAIGYTVMSQASENAEDADLVLAACCILTTRDVLNADTTWRNNFDFAISCVRRRGGPEQLLARDPTSFTKRFVLEQLATHEVFSCFTTGSEPTLLIPNSAWWFDIERSSRTGWEWESVENQFGISRGMVEVVARICALCARKNRLGPGASLDDPDLAPVASYLRTEAEAIISELDLFGVALRSLPFHQRVQLGDHIYRMAMSLHLMTDVLGLPAEHPRVRALVPAALELCSEISMQPVMLVWPLMFISRASTKDEREWMQSLLKTYAGEYCRDLQTADELIHELWRRQDAGEAPASWHELMQDTGKSVLLI is encoded by the exons ATGGGCAGAGAATCATCTgcagccgcctcgtcgtcgtcgtcgtccacggcACCCACGCAgccggcggcaccaccgccagccgccaacaacaacagcagcacgcTGCAGGCCCAagcgctgctcgacctcgcgcggcTGCGGCCCGACGAGCTAGCAgccgcggtcgcggccgcctcggcatcctcgggCTCCAATCTGAGCCCCGACCTCGTTCGGCTGTCCGATATTGTGACCCACGCGACCATGGTGCTTTCGCAGCCATCAGCCCaagcctcgagctcgtcctcgtcttctggcgccggcggaggcCCGAGCGGACCAAAGAAATACACACGCTCACGACGCGGCTGCCTCACCTGCCGCAGCCGCAAGGTCAAGTGCGATGAAGTCCGGCCCCGCTGCCTCCGCTGCGCGGGCATGGGACGCGAGGTAAGTGGCAgtggc TGCCAATGGGACAAGGACGACAAAGCGGGCAACAAGGGCAGCGAGCCACGACAAGCGAGCCAgggcggccgcgcggcgcggcgcaagcAGTCTGACAAGCCGGCAGACAGCGTGAGCCCGCCCTTgaaggcgagcgcgagcaccaGCACATCCGGGAGCACAGGCACGACGAACGGCAACCCGCTGGCGCGGACCGACTCgggggcgagcacgacgagcccgaccgGCCCGTcgaccggcggcgcgagcgaggccgccgtcgcggacGGGCTGTCGCAGGCGCTCGCAGAGGACCCGGCGCTgacggccgcgctggccgagctggtcgcgctcgcgccgacgctgcgcgagcacctgcctgctgctggcgctgcctcggcgccgttcgcgagcggcaccctcgcggccgacttTGCCGCGTGGCCTGGGGCGGCGCTCACGCTGCCCATCCAGCCGAGCCCCGCGCACTCGCCGCGCAgggcgagcgccgacgacgagcgtgcggtacgcggcggcggcggcggcggcgcggcgagcccgcgctGGGACGACTTCTTGGCCGCGACCAGCCCGTTTCCCTGGGTCCCGGGACAGAACGAGGGAGGAGATAAGGCCGTCGCCCCGGCTCGGGATGCCGACGCgatggacgtcgaggacgtggtcgagctcgcgagGACAACAGATACCGATCGCCGCGGCAATATCCAGCTGTCCGaggtcgctgctgcccagTCCATGTCGGCAATGCCGCTGCCCACTGCCGCGGCCGGTGATGCCAATCTCTCGCTTACGCTGGGCCAGAttgcagcgcggcgacggacCAACCCAACGGGCAGCGGCACGCCGGCAGCGcacagcggcgggcggccgtCAAATCCAGCGAcgttcgagctcgtcgccggcccgCATGCGCCGCTGGACCCATTCATGCACGCGTTCCCGactgcgtcggcgcgcaaCCTGTTCAAGCACTACGTCGACAGCACGTCGAGCATCGTGACGGCCATGGGGCGGATCAAGCCGGGGCAAAACCCGTTCCTTGCCGTCTCGCTGCCACTCGTGCTGTCCgacacgagctcgccggcgtgtgCGGCGCTCCGGTTCTCCCTGCTCACCACGTCGGCGGTGCACATCCTCcacctgcgcggcgggcaggcgcgtgacgtcgccgagctgtgCGACCGGCTCAAGCGCCTCGCGATCGGCTACACTGTCATGTCGCAGGCGAGCGAGaatgccgaggacgcggatCTTGTGCTCGCCGCGTGCTGTATCCTCACTacgcgcgacgtgctcaacGCCGACACGACATGGCGCAACAACTTTGACTTTGCGATTTCCTGTGTCCGCCGTCGCGGTGGCCCAgagcagctcctcgctcgcgaccCGACGAGCTTCACCAAGCGCTttgtgctcgagcagcttgcgACCCACGAGGTGTTCTCGTGCTTTACGACTGGCAGCGAGCCGACGCTGCTGATTCCCAACTCGGCGTGGTGGTTCGACATTGAGCGCAGCTCGCGTACCGGCTGGGAATGGGAGAGTGTCGAGAACCAGTTTGGTATCTCGCGGGGtatggtcgaggtggtcgcaAGG ATATGCGCACTCTGCGCCCGCAAGAATCGCCTGGGGCCGGGCGCAtcgctcgacgaccccgacctcgcgccggtCGCCTCGTATCTGCgtaccgaggccgaggccatcaTCTCCGAGCTGGACCTGTTCGGTGTCGCGCTGCGGTCGCTGCCGTTCCACCAGCGCGTCCAGCTCGGAGACCACATCTACCGCATGGCCATGAGCCTGCACCTCATGACCGACGTGCTGGGCCTGCCAGCCGAGCAcccgcgcgtgcgcgcgctcgtgcccgccgcgctcgagctgtgCTCCGAGATCTCGATGCAGCCCGTCATGCTGGTCTGGCCGCTCATGTTCATCTCACGCGCGTCGAccaaggacgagcgcgagtggATGCAGAGCCTGCTCAAGACGTACGCCGGCGAAT ACTGCCGCGATCTGcagacggccgacgagctcatccACGAGCTGTGGCGGAGGCAAgacgcgggcgaggcgcCCGCAAGCTGGCACGAGCTGATGCAGGACACGGGGAAGAGCGTGTTGTTGATTTAG